The following are encoded in a window of Desulfolucanica intricata genomic DNA:
- a CDS encoding anti-sigma factor family protein: protein MECQSIIELLSPYLDGELEPSEAKFVGKHLEHCPRCRKEMLALQEISFVLQELPEITPSPDFHEGLQAKLAKLTTAAEAETIKQKVSPIQKFVYGTWSKVAAFAAVLILALGITALWDPEGLVIKIKPVQESNNVLSEIPQSRQQVSIETKTLEKQDNIKPDLSDITVEADGTQYVAKNNPAVNQKESTQNNYTPAKYEETQIIASELPEETSAMKIQSEPERSGNEDIPEIPPVVTRAKEPAVYDRVRPFAAGLDPNMTAGKTEETGQEEQFFEQGQESPKFIKMHLDVEDIENAIAEILILIQNNNAAAEVQQNNVLIVVPAEYFVPLSEQIQSLGQVTVKEYNYQADMEQELSDEQNSPEQEIYTIYLELK, encoded by the coding sequence ATGGAGTGTCAAAGTATTATTGAGTTGTTATCTCCATACCTTGACGGAGAACTTGAACCTTCCGAGGCTAAATTTGTCGGCAAGCACTTAGAGCATTGTCCTCGATGTCGGAAAGAAATGCTGGCACTTCAGGAAATATCCTTTGTGCTCCAAGAACTTCCTGAAATAACTCCGTCTCCCGATTTTCACGAGGGCCTGCAGGCAAAGTTGGCTAAATTAACTACTGCTGCTGAAGCCGAAACAATTAAGCAGAAGGTTTCTCCAATACAAAAGTTTGTCTATGGGACATGGTCTAAAGTTGCCGCTTTTGCTGCAGTGTTAATACTGGCTTTGGGTATCACCGCTTTATGGGATCCTGAAGGATTGGTTATAAAAATAAAACCGGTACAGGAAAGTAATAATGTACTTTCTGAAATTCCGCAAAGCAGACAGCAAGTTTCTATAGAAACAAAAACATTGGAAAAACAGGATAATATTAAACCTGATTTATCAGATATAACAGTAGAAGCTGACGGTACTCAGTACGTTGCAAAGAATAACCCGGCCGTTAATCAAAAAGAAAGTACACAAAACAATTATACCCCGGCTAAATATGAAGAAACTCAGATTATCGCCAGTGAATTACCGGAGGAAACGTCTGCAATGAAAATCCAGTCTGAGCCGGAGAGATCAGGTAATGAAGATATACCGGAAATACCACCTGTGGTTACCCGGGCTAAAGAGCCTGCTGTGTATGACCGGGTTAGACCTTTTGCTGCCGGGTTGGACCCGAACATGACCGCCGGTAAAACCGAAGAAACCGGGCAGGAGGAACAATTTTTTGAACAGGGACAAGAATCCCCTAAATTTATAAAAATGCACTTAGATGTTGAAGACATAGAAAATGCAATTGCGGAAATTTTAATTTTAATCCAAAACAATAATGCTGCTGCTGAAGTGCAGCAAAATAATGTGTTAATTGTTGTCCCGGCAGAATATTTTGTCCCACTGTCCGAACAGATTCAAAGTTTAGGACAGGTAACCGTTAAAGAATATAATTATCAAGCTGATATGGAGCAAGAGCTTAGTGATGAACAAAATTCTCCGGAACAAGAGATTTATACTATTTATTTGGAGTTGAAGTAG
- a CDS encoding helix-turn-helix transcriptional regulator, whose protein sequence is MKVKIARIKKGLTQMELRELVKPMSLSTIVKIERGDVNGLTLGQAKRIAKALDTTVEELFFKEG, encoded by the coding sequence GTGAAAGTCAAGATAGCACGAATCAAAAAAGGCTTAACGCAAATGGAATTGCGGGAGCTGGTTAAGCCTATGTCTCTCTCTACCATCGTCAAAATCGAACGTGGCGATGTGAACGGGTTAACTCTTGGACAAGCCAAGAGAATTGCAAAGGCCCTGGACACCACTGTGGAAGAACTTTTCTTTAAGGAGGGATAA
- a CDS encoding HNH endonuclease — protein MHHIKPVRERPDLRLVPDNCVPLCGKCHQTVHREG, from the coding sequence GTGCACCATATCAAGCCAGTACGGGAGAGGCCCGACCTGCGGCTGGTGCCTGACAACTGCGTTCCATTATGTGGAAAATGTCACCAGACTGTTCACCGGGAGGGGTAG
- a CDS encoding terminase large subunit yields MPFQVDFIQKLYGTLRPDGQRQYRQALLYLPRKQGKTFLAAGLGLYHLVADGKPGGEVYMAAGSRDQASICFNQARDFVRSSKTLSKRLRVIEYSKRIIDTKTGSVLKALAADGGLAHGLNPTAIIADELHIWEGKRGRELWEALQTGFGAREEPLLLIISTAGYDRASIFYELYEHAKRVAADPSLDPSFLPVLYEAGPDDDWQDPATWYKANPALGTFRSLDDMQALADRAKESAALENSFRRLYLNQWTQSETAWIPADRWDACGQAVDPEALRGRECYAGLDLSTTTDLSAFVLVFPSDDDPPNYDVLPFFWLPEARATGDRRDIADYRAWARAGHIKLLPGDVLDQRAIKADIQDLAGMYRIKEIAFDRWNACQLAVELGEEGATMVSTGMGYASLSAPSKTLEEWVLSSRLRHGGHPVLRWNAQNVTLEQDAAGNIKPSKARSKDRIDGVVALVLAISRAMLREKKSVYRERGLVVI; encoded by the coding sequence ATGCCCTTCCAGGTGGACTTTATACAGAAGCTGTATGGCACCTTACGACCTGACGGCCAGCGGCAGTACAGGCAAGCATTACTATATCTACCACGGAAGCAGGGTAAAACCTTTTTGGCTGCCGGGCTGGGACTATACCACCTGGTGGCTGATGGAAAGCCTGGCGGTGAGGTTTATATGGCTGCTGGGAGCCGGGACCAGGCGAGTATATGCTTCAACCAGGCGCGGGACTTCGTAAGAAGCAGCAAGACCCTATCTAAGCGGTTACGGGTGATCGAATACTCAAAGCGGATCATAGACACAAAGACCGGTAGTGTTTTAAAGGCCCTTGCTGCTGACGGTGGCCTGGCCCACGGCCTGAACCCGACCGCCATTATTGCAGATGAGCTTCACATTTGGGAGGGTAAACGAGGCCGTGAACTTTGGGAGGCCCTGCAGACAGGCTTTGGAGCACGGGAGGAACCCTTGCTGCTGATAATTTCCACTGCTGGCTATGACCGGGCAAGTATCTTTTATGAGCTATACGAACACGCAAAGCGTGTGGCTGCGGACCCGAGCCTGGACCCGTCCTTCCTGCCGGTGCTGTACGAGGCTGGCCCGGACGACGACTGGCAGGACCCGGCAACCTGGTATAAAGCTAACCCGGCACTGGGGACATTCCGGTCACTGGACGATATGCAGGCACTGGCCGACCGTGCAAAGGAATCTGCGGCACTGGAGAACTCATTCCGGCGACTGTACCTTAACCAGTGGACCCAAAGCGAGACAGCCTGGATACCTGCAGACCGCTGGGACGCTTGTGGCCAAGCTGTGGACCCGGAGGCACTACGTGGCCGGGAGTGTTACGCTGGCCTGGACCTGTCCACCACAACGGACCTGTCGGCGTTCGTGCTGGTGTTTCCCAGTGACGACGACCCGCCCAATTATGATGTGCTGCCGTTCTTCTGGTTACCAGAGGCCCGCGCAACCGGCGATCGACGAGACATTGCGGACTACCGAGCCTGGGCAAGAGCTGGGCACATTAAGTTGCTGCCTGGTGACGTATTGGACCAGCGGGCAATAAAGGCCGACATACAGGATCTGGCGGGCATGTACCGCATTAAGGAAATAGCCTTTGACCGGTGGAACGCTTGCCAACTGGCAGTTGAACTAGGGGAAGAAGGGGCAACAATGGTATCCACCGGCATGGGGTATGCTTCCCTGTCGGCACCGTCCAAGACACTGGAAGAATGGGTGCTATCTAGCCGGTTAAGGCACGGTGGCCACCCGGTGCTGCGGTGGAACGCGCAGAACGTCACGTTGGAACAGGACGCTGCCGGTAATATTAAACCGAGTAAGGCCCGGAGCAAGGACCGTATTGACGGTGTTGTGGCCCTGGTGCTGGCCATAAGCCGCGCCATGCTGCGGGAGAAGAAAAGCGTTTACCGCGAAAGGGGGTTAGTTGTGATTTGA
- a CDS encoding helix-turn-helix domain-containing protein — translation MSLGETIEDLSAKVAEHRKKIERKTLTVKELAKVLGVSEKKARRLTHAKDFPVLVLGQTRLTIISKLDDWLENNIGKIF, via the coding sequence GTGTCATTGGGTGAGACTATCGAGGACTTATCCGCAAAGGTAGCCGAACACCGGAAGAAAATTGAGAGGAAAACGCTGACGGTGAAAGAGCTGGCCAAAGTGTTGGGCGTAAGTGAGAAAAAAGCAAGGCGGTTGACACATGCGAAAGATTTTCCGGTGCTGGTGCTGGGGCAGACAAGGCTTACTATCATTTCTAAATTAGATGATTGGTTGGAAAACAATATAGGCAAAATTTTCTAG
- a CDS encoding RNA polymerase sigma factor: MALSDDVLIEKSKQGDLDAFEQLVRRYENKIYNICYRFMGNHADASDLAQETFIRLYKALPKFRGESGFMTWLYRICGNVCRDELRRQQRRQKVFLDESSNGPVLSASIRSQDLLPEEMLERQELKLMIQSCMNSLSEDHRLILILREIQGLSYEELAEVLDCTLGTVKSRLSRARLALKEIISAEPELLSTGYRHKKKGRV, encoded by the coding sequence TTGGCCCTTTCAGATGATGTATTAATAGAAAAGAGTAAACAAGGTGATTTAGATGCTTTTGAGCAGTTAGTTCGACGTTATGAGAATAAAATATATAATATTTGCTACCGGTTTATGGGCAATCATGCCGATGCCAGTGATTTAGCACAAGAGACCTTTATTCGATTGTACAAAGCATTACCTAAGTTTCGTGGTGAATCCGGTTTTATGACTTGGCTTTATCGTATTTGTGGTAATGTCTGCCGGGATGAACTGCGCCGGCAGCAGAGGCGGCAAAAGGTTTTCTTAGATGAATCATCTAACGGGCCGGTGCTCTCTGCCAGTATACGAAGTCAAGACCTACTACCCGAAGAAATGCTTGAACGTCAGGAATTAAAACTGATGATTCAATCTTGTATGAACAGTTTATCCGAAGATCATAGATTGATTCTTATATTACGTGAAATACAAGGATTGTCTTATGAGGAGTTGGCTGAGGTTTTGGATTGTACTCTGGGTACCGTTAAATCAAGGCTTAGCCGGGCCCGCCTGGCATTAAAAGAAATAATAAGTGCAGAGCCGGAACTTTTATCAACCGGGTATCGTCATAAAAAGAAAGGGAGGGTGTAA
- a CDS encoding head-tail connector protein: MFNLFTVKEHLRITHNLEDDLLMAYMAAAQDWAESFLGKPLADFETLPGTVLAGLLLHTAMLYESREGEFVEKNLQAIRLLYYPYRQVNV, encoded by the coding sequence ATGTTCAATCTGTTCACCGTAAAAGAACATTTACGCATAACTCACAACCTGGAGGATGACCTGCTAATGGCATACATGGCTGCTGCCCAAGACTGGGCCGAATCGTTCCTGGGCAAACCGCTGGCCGACTTTGAAACTCTGCCCGGCACCGTCCTGGCTGGCCTGTTACTGCATACAGCCATGCTGTATGAATCCCGGGAAGGTGAGTTTGTGGAGAAGAACCTGCAGGCAATCCGGCTGCTGTATTATCCATACCGGCAGGTGAATGTATAA
- a CDS encoding phage major capsid protein, whose protein sequence is MAKASEREIRALPVTLEVRQVDDTGKRTIAGTIKYNTQSVEMRDWWGDKFVEELAAGCFDESLKTRAVVGLWSHDTSQVLGNTKAGTLRVNSDTTGLNFELDLPDTQAGNDAWESIRRGDVDGVSFGMRVTKDKWSETDGIYKRTIMEAELYEISPVAFAAYPANEVACRSLEKFKEVKNMEKEKQTQNEAQEQRTVPTVAITTDPAVEARAAFNHYLRTGEIREGSALMTVGNTGAIAPEDFAKEIIDGLTDVAVMRQLARILPPISGKSAAYPRRTGGSGAAMVSEGQAITPYELTFDQVTLTPHKAAALVEVSNELLQDNAVDLAGYLAQHFRDEIGELIEGQYWNGNGTAPNLLGILTAEDDEGDPIIERVETASDSAITADDILDLWAALPAKYRKNAVFVCNSTMEAVLRKMKDGDGRYLMVQDLATGMGNTLLGRPLVLAESFPGDIEAGKDVLMVGDFKRGVYIADKAGIDIQRNDSIGFNKDTVAFRAIFRTDIAIAWPDAMRILKVKAAG, encoded by the coding sequence ATGGCCAAGGCGAGTGAACGCGAGATTAGAGCTTTGCCGGTAACCCTGGAGGTAAGGCAAGTAGACGACACCGGCAAGCGTACCATAGCTGGCACCATCAAGTACAACACACAAAGCGTGGAAATGCGCGACTGGTGGGGCGACAAGTTCGTGGAGGAACTGGCTGCCGGGTGCTTTGACGAAAGCCTGAAAACCCGTGCTGTGGTGGGGCTGTGGAGCCATGACACAAGCCAGGTGCTGGGCAACACCAAGGCCGGCACTCTGCGGGTTAATTCTGATACCACAGGCTTAAACTTTGAGCTGGACCTGCCTGATACTCAAGCCGGCAATGATGCCTGGGAAAGCATTCGGCGCGGTGACGTTGACGGCGTATCCTTCGGGATGCGGGTTACCAAGGACAAGTGGAGCGAAACGGACGGTATTTACAAGCGGACCATCATGGAAGCCGAGCTTTATGAGATTAGCCCGGTGGCTTTTGCAGCGTACCCGGCAAATGAAGTGGCCTGCCGGTCACTGGAAAAATTCAAGGAGGTTAAAAACATGGAAAAGGAAAAACAAACCCAAAACGAAGCACAGGAGCAGCGCACTGTTCCCACTGTAGCTATTACCACTGACCCGGCGGTGGAGGCCCGCGCGGCATTCAACCACTACCTGCGTACCGGTGAGATCAGGGAAGGCAGCGCTTTAATGACGGTAGGCAACACCGGCGCTATTGCACCGGAGGACTTCGCCAAGGAAATCATTGACGGGCTGACGGATGTGGCTGTTATGCGGCAACTGGCAAGGATTCTGCCACCTATTAGTGGTAAGAGTGCTGCATACCCACGGCGTACCGGTGGCAGCGGTGCTGCCATGGTATCCGAGGGGCAGGCTATTACTCCTTATGAACTGACCTTTGACCAGGTGACCCTTACTCCACACAAGGCGGCTGCACTGGTGGAAGTCTCCAACGAGCTGCTGCAGGATAATGCCGTGGACCTGGCCGGATACCTGGCCCAGCATTTCCGGGATGAAATCGGGGAGCTAATCGAAGGCCAGTATTGGAACGGCAACGGGACTGCTCCCAACCTGCTGGGTATCCTGACTGCCGAGGATGACGAAGGCGACCCGATCATTGAGCGTGTGGAAACCGCTTCGGATAGTGCCATTACTGCAGATGACATTCTGGACCTGTGGGCCGCACTGCCTGCTAAGTACCGTAAAAATGCCGTGTTTGTCTGCAACAGCACTATGGAAGCCGTACTGCGCAAGATGAAGGATGGTGATGGCCGTTACCTGATGGTGCAGGACCTGGCCACCGGCATGGGCAATACCTTGCTGGGCCGTCCCTTGGTGCTGGCTGAATCCTTCCCCGGGGACATTGAGGCCGGCAAAGATGTGCTCATGGTTGGCGACTTCAAGCGCGGCGTATACATTGCCGACAAGGCCGGCATTGACATTCAGCGCAACGACAGCATTGGCTTCAACAAAGACACTGTGGCCTTCCGCGCAATCTTCCGAACTGACATTGCCATTGCTTGGCCGGACGCTATGAGGATACTGAAAGTTAAAGCTGCCGGTTAA
- a CDS encoding phage terminase small subunit P27 family produces MGARGPLRLVDTTTNYQAPTPPKPAATIPKPPAWLSTPAKREWRRVAPGLHKLGLLTDLDRQALAQYCAAVARIEEAEKALKDGQTYTTQGGRQFLRPEYRILQDAIKEVRAHCVLFGLAPSSRMRMTLPEPKETDELEALLD; encoded by the coding sequence ATGGGAGCAAGAGGACCATTAAGATTAGTAGATACAACCACAAATTACCAGGCACCGACCCCGCCTAAACCGGCTGCCACCATACCCAAGCCACCGGCATGGCTGTCTACACCGGCAAAACGGGAATGGCGAAGGGTGGCACCTGGCCTTCATAAGCTGGGTTTGCTCACCGATCTTGACCGGCAAGCCCTGGCACAATACTGTGCAGCGGTGGCCCGTATTGAGGAAGCGGAAAAAGCTCTAAAAGACGGACAGACCTACACCACCCAAGGCGGTCGGCAATTCCTGCGACCGGAATATCGTATTCTGCAGGATGCCATTAAGGAAGTACGTGCTCACTGTGTACTCTTTGGCCTGGCACCGAGCAGCAGGATGCGGATGACCCTGCCGGAGCCAAAAGAAACGGACGAATTGGAAGCCCTGCTGGATTAG
- a CDS encoding NifU family protein — protein MREKVDAVLQKVRPFLQRDGGDVELVDVSANGVVKVKLKGACGGUPGATITLKQGIERVLKQEIPEVKEVVQA, from the coding sequence TTGCGCGAAAAAGTTGATGCAGTTCTCCAGAAAGTACGCCCATTCCTCCAAAGAGACGGTGGAGATGTTGAATTAGTTGATGTTAGTGCTAACGGTGTAGTTAAAGTTAAGTTGAAGGGTGCCTGTGGTGGATGACCGGGTGCAACAATAACCCTTAAACAAGGGATTGAGCGGGTGCTCAAGCAAGAGATTCCTGAAGTTAAAGAAGTTGTTCAGGCCTAG
- a CDS encoding phage portal protein produces MINWLKRMLKPTEQRTMTTASTDGWQDIISPATAAGVRVTAHTALGVPAVLRAVTLLAGAVASLPLKVYRKASDGRIPATGHPVDRLLQRTPNSLMTPFTFKELIMNCLLLNGNFYAYIEYDQASRPAALWPIDPNRVMVEQDTATGAITYRVSTNQGQQILTPANMLHVLGLTLDGIRGVSPVTLARESIGGAIAELKHGQSFFKNGAAVGGVLQHPGHLGPEAAQTLRESWRDKYSGPDNAGKVAILEEGMTFNAVALSNKDSQWLESRQVTVLDIARIFGVPPVLLAHLEKASYSSQEAQNLEFLTHSLRPWLTRIEQAVEKALLVDSNVYVEFTTGDLLRTDLKTRYDAYRTALAAGFMTVNEVRRLENLPAVEGGDDLYMPLNMGKLGSDNDGQGE; encoded by the coding sequence TTGATTAACTGGCTAAAACGTATGCTCAAGCCAACTGAACAGCGAACTATGACCACGGCAAGCACGGATGGCTGGCAGGACATTATCTCCCCGGCAACTGCAGCTGGTGTAAGGGTAACCGCACACACTGCCCTGGGCGTACCTGCCGTTCTGCGGGCTGTGACGCTGCTGGCCGGTGCAGTGGCAAGCTTGCCCTTGAAGGTATACCGTAAGGCTTCTGATGGCCGAATACCGGCAACCGGGCACCCGGTGGACAGGCTGCTGCAACGGACACCCAATAGCTTAATGACACCGTTTACCTTTAAAGAGCTGATAATGAACTGCCTGCTGCTCAATGGTAACTTTTACGCATATATCGAGTACGACCAGGCAAGCCGACCGGCAGCGCTGTGGCCCATAGACCCAAACCGTGTAATGGTTGAACAGGATACTGCCACCGGCGCTATCACATACCGGGTGAGTACCAACCAGGGGCAACAGATATTGACCCCGGCAAACATGCTGCACGTCCTGGGGCTGACACTGGACGGCATACGGGGGGTAAGCCCGGTTACCCTGGCCCGTGAAAGCATAGGTGGAGCCATAGCCGAGCTAAAGCATGGGCAAAGCTTTTTCAAGAATGGTGCAGCTGTTGGCGGTGTGCTCCAGCATCCTGGACACCTGGGACCCGAGGCAGCGCAAACCCTGCGGGAGTCATGGCGGGATAAATACAGTGGGCCGGATAATGCCGGTAAGGTGGCCATCCTGGAAGAAGGTATGACCTTTAACGCTGTGGCTCTGTCGAACAAAGATTCGCAATGGTTAGAAAGCCGTCAAGTGACAGTGCTTGACATAGCCCGCATATTCGGCGTACCACCGGTATTGTTGGCCCACCTGGAGAAGGCAAGCTATTCAAGCCAGGAGGCGCAAAACCTGGAGTTTTTAACCCACAGCCTGCGACCGTGGCTGACCAGGATTGAGCAGGCCGTTGAAAAGGCCCTCCTGGTTGACAGTAACGTCTATGTGGAGTTTACCACTGGTGACCTGCTGCGGACCGACTTAAAAACCCGCTACGACGCATACAGGACCGCACTAGCTGCCGGGTTTATGACAGTCAACGAGGTAAGGCGGCTGGAGAACCTGCCGGCTGTTGAAGGCGGCGACGACCTGTACATGCCGCTTAACATGGGAAAATTGGGGAGTGATAACGATGGCCAAGGCGAGTGA
- a CDS encoding phage head closure protein, translating into MRTGKLRHFVEIHALTVVEDDIGNQTETWAKVAETWATIEPLKGDERWLAAYAQATTTHRVTMRPPGVAVHPSNRIIFNGRTLEIESVLDIEERGRELQLMCKELV; encoded by the coding sequence ATGCGAACTGGCAAGTTAAGACATTTTGTGGAAATCCACGCGCTTACCGTTGTGGAGGACGACATTGGGAACCAGACCGAAACATGGGCAAAGGTGGCCGAGACTTGGGCAACCATTGAACCCCTGAAAGGTGACGAACGCTGGCTGGCTGCATATGCACAGGCAACAACCACCCACCGGGTAACCATGAGACCGCCTGGCGTTGCCGTCCATCCAAGCAACCGGATAATTTTCAACGGGAGGACCCTGGAAATTGAATCGGTCCTGGACATTGAGGAACGAGGCCGGGAGCTGCAACTGATGTGCAAGGAGCTGGTATAA
- a CDS encoding phage NrS-1 polymerase family protein, whose amino-acid sequence MLQPIIGNIPAELRQIPQWVCWKAKPGKNGKIDKVPFDPKTGRAASSTDPATWRTFGQAVAASKNGGGYAGIGFVLNGGPFVGVDLDYCRNPETGDIQAWAWEIVQKLNTYTEISPSGKGLRMLLKGELKNPGRRKGKIECYVTGRFLTVTGHRVEGTPAAVMDRQQEILAFHESVFGKQKPPAKKQPPTQQATGLLSDDDIIARAKPGKDEVLARLWAGDISGYPSQSEADQALCNKLAFYTGKDPEQMDRLFRQSGLYRQKWEREDYRNRTIGKAMEDVQEVYTGGRISAEEAFRELDWDGNIIEPGTQSAAKQLPIIQVNNRSLPSLTKHALNALASSNYPPKLFIKDGKIVRVRKVLDKNNKNQAYCRPIIECVDEPTLKGYLARSANYVNVREKKGELVTVPAFPPNELVRDIMAQEDLPFPLLKGIVQAPVFRYDGSLFDKAGYDDVSSLYYLPEGNLKLPRIPAKPGNRDLQAAVNLLRDIVCDFPFDSEASRANILAAIITPVLREFINGCVPLLLIDKPLQGTGASLLADIISIIATGESSYMTTAPEGKNREEEWRKRITSILLEGRLITVIDNVEECLKSATLCAALTSKKWEDRLLGTNKNAYLEHRTCWFATGNNIRLAGDMPRRCYLVRMDAQTAKPWERDTRQFKYPNLVQHVKQNRGALLAAIYTIARAWINAGRPAAVKAPIMGSFEEWRNTIGGILEFVGVNDFLTNNTQIQENAEVNEGIEPFIQAWYETIGPVAVTTKEIKRRMEFGPNSEVLRDALPDWLDPYDRGFTRKLGRVLAKKADVIFTNGLKLVKTGTTDRASLWKVVAT is encoded by the coding sequence TTGCTACAACCGATAATTGGAAATATACCGGCTGAACTGCGGCAAATTCCACAGTGGGTATGCTGGAAGGCAAAGCCGGGAAAAAACGGCAAAATCGATAAAGTACCCTTCGACCCGAAAACTGGGCGAGCTGCTTCCTCTACTGACCCCGCCACCTGGAGGACGTTTGGGCAAGCGGTGGCCGCGTCTAAAAATGGCGGTGGTTATGCGGGTATAGGTTTTGTGCTAAATGGTGGCCCCTTTGTTGGTGTGGACTTGGATTACTGCCGGAACCCTGAAACGGGCGACATACAAGCCTGGGCGTGGGAAATAGTGCAAAAGCTAAACACATACACGGAAATAAGCCCAAGCGGGAAAGGTTTGCGGATGCTCCTAAAAGGGGAGTTGAAAAATCCAGGCCGGCGTAAAGGAAAAATTGAGTGCTATGTCACTGGCCGATTTTTGACCGTTACCGGACACCGTGTGGAAGGTACTCCTGCTGCCGTTATGGATCGGCAACAGGAAATATTGGCATTCCATGAAAGCGTTTTTGGGAAGCAAAAGCCACCAGCCAAGAAGCAGCCACCGACACAACAGGCAACTGGCCTGTTAAGTGATGATGATATTATTGCACGGGCAAAACCCGGCAAAGATGAAGTATTAGCGAGATTGTGGGCCGGCGATATATCCGGGTATCCTTCTCAATCGGAAGCGGATCAGGCCCTTTGCAATAAACTAGCCTTTTATACCGGCAAAGACCCGGAGCAGATGGACAGGCTTTTTAGGCAAAGCGGGCTGTACCGGCAGAAATGGGAGCGGGAGGACTACCGAAACCGGACAATTGGAAAAGCAATGGAGGACGTTCAGGAAGTTTATACCGGTGGCCGTATCAGTGCTGAAGAAGCTTTTAGAGAGTTAGATTGGGACGGCAATATTATTGAACCAGGAACACAATCTGCAGCTAAGCAACTGCCAATTATCCAAGTCAATAACAGGTCTTTACCGTCACTGACAAAGCACGCGTTAAACGCTTTAGCGTCAAGCAATTACCCACCAAAGCTGTTTATCAAGGATGGAAAAATTGTAAGAGTGCGAAAGGTTTTGGATAAAAACAACAAAAATCAAGCATATTGCCGACCAATAATTGAATGTGTTGATGAGCCTACACTTAAGGGGTATCTGGCCAGAAGTGCAAACTACGTAAATGTTCGTGAAAAAAAAGGAGAATTGGTAACAGTCCCTGCATTTCCGCCTAATGAACTTGTAAGAGACATAATGGCACAAGAGGATTTACCTTTTCCACTTCTCAAGGGAATAGTACAGGCCCCGGTATTCCGGTATGACGGTAGTTTATTCGATAAAGCCGGTTATGATGATGTTTCATCTCTGTACTATTTGCCAGAGGGTAACTTAAAGCTACCCCGAATACCGGCTAAACCCGGCAATAGGGATTTACAAGCAGCAGTAAATTTACTTCGAGATATTGTATGTGACTTCCCTTTTGATAGCGAAGCAAGCCGGGCAAATATTCTAGCTGCAATTATAACACCAGTATTGCGTGAGTTTATTAATGGGTGTGTACCGTTATTATTAATTGATAAACCATTACAAGGGACCGGTGCCAGTCTTTTAGCTGATATTATTTCCATTATAGCAACCGGTGAAAGCTCTTATATGACTACTGCACCGGAAGGAAAAAACCGGGAAGAAGAATGGCGAAAACGGATAACATCCATTCTACTGGAGGGCCGCCTAATAACCGTTATTGACAACGTCGAAGAATGCCTTAAATCGGCTACATTATGCGCGGCACTTACTAGTAAGAAATGGGAAGACCGCTTATTAGGAACTAATAAAAACGCTTATTTGGAGCATAGAACCTGCTGGTTCGCCACCGGTAATAATATTCGGCTGGCCGGGGACATGCCACGACGGTGCTACTTGGTTAGGATGGATGCGCAAACGGCAAAGCCATGGGAACGTGATACCCGGCAATTCAAGTATCCGAATTTAGTACAGCATGTAAAACAAAACCGCGGTGCCTTACTGGCGGCCATTTATACAATAGCCCGGGCGTGGATCAATGCCGGACGGCCGGCGGCGGTAAAAGCACCCATTATGGGCAGTTTTGAGGAATGGCGTAATACCATTGGTGGGATATTGGAGTTTGTAGGTGTTAACGACTTCCTGACGAATAACACTCAAATTCAAGAAAATGCAGAAGTCAACGAAGGAATCGAGCCATTTATTCAGGCGTGGTATGAAACCATAGGCCCGGTTGCCGTAACCACCAAGGAGATTAAGCGAAGGATGGAGTTTGGTCCAAATAGTGAAGTCCTACGCGATGCATTGCCTGATTGGCTTGATCCGTACGACCGAGGATTTACTAGAAAGTTAGGGCGGGTGCTAGCTAAAAAAGCTGATGTAATTTTCACTAACGGATTGAAATTGGTGAAGACCGGTACAACAGATAGGGCTTCTCTATGGAAAGTGGTGGCTACATGA
- a CDS encoding cold-shock protein has product METRKGVIVRIVGKNGFGFIQQKDGSDIFFHAVGCVDPGFDDLREGMEVEYMAITDKATNRPRAIGVVAV; this is encoded by the coding sequence GTGGAAACACGTAAGGGAGTAATTGTTCGTATAGTGGGTAAAAACGGCTTTGGCTTTATTCAGCAAAAGGATGGCAGTGATATATTCTTCCATGCTGTAGGCTGCGTTGACCCCGGCTTCGACGACTTGCGCGAGGGTATGGAAGTGGAGTACATGGCTATTACAGATAAAGCCACCAATCGACCCCGAGCCATAGGGGTGGTGGCAGTCTAA